One window from the genome of Epinephelus moara isolate mb chromosome 21, YSFRI_EMoa_1.0, whole genome shotgun sequence encodes:
- the LOC126382558 gene encoding fizzy-related protein homolog, producing MDQDYECRLLRQINIQNENASPIKAVGAVRALTPTSSPLSSPSKHGDRFIPSRAGANWSVNFHRINEIEKSHNQNRKTKDGTTDSNKADGLAYSALLKNELLGAGIEKVQDPQSEDRRLQPSTPAKRSLFSYSVSTKRALPEEDGNTVSPYSLSPVSSNSQKLLRSPRKPTRKISKIPFKVLDAPELQDDFYLNLVDWSSLNVLSVGLGTCVYLWSACTSQVTRLCDLSVEGDSVTSVGWSERGNLVAVGTHKGYVQIWDAAAGKKLSVLEGHTARVGALAWNADQLSSGSRDRVILQRDIRAPPLQSERRLQGHRQEVCGLKWSTDHQLLASGGNDNKLLVWNHSSVLPVQQYTEHLAAVKAIAWSPHQHGLLASGGGTADRCIRFWNTLTGQPLQCTDTGSQVCNLAWSKHTNELVSTHGYSQNQILVWKYPSLTQVAKLTGHSYRVLYLAMSPDGEAIVTGAGDETLRFWNVFSKMRSTKESVSVLNLFTRIR from the exons ATGGATCAGGACTATGAGTGCAGGCTGCTCAGGCAGATCAACATTCAAAATGAGAATGCAAGCCCCATA AAAGCGGTAGGAGCGGTGCGAGCTCTGACACCCACCAGCTCCCCCCTGTCCTCCCCGAGCAAGCATGGCGATCGCTTTATTCCCTCCCGGGCTGGAGCCAACTGGAGTGTCAACTTCCACCGCATCAAT GAAATTGAAAAGTCGCAcaatcaaaacagaaaaaccaaAGATGGCACAACAGACAGCAACAAAG CGGACGGTCTGGCTTACTCGGCCCTGCTGAAGAACGAGCTGCTAGGAGCGGGCATCGAGAAAGTCCAGGACCCCCAGTCAGAGGACCGCCGTCTGCAGCCATCTACTCCTGCCAAGAGAAGCCTTTTTAGT tATTCTGTTAGTACTAAGAGGGCTCTACCAGAAGAGGACGGAAACACAGTCTCTCCATATTCTCTATCACCTGTCAGTAGTAACAG CCAGAAACTGCTGCGGTCGCCAAGGAAACCTACACGCAAAATATCCAAAATTCCTTTCAAAGTCCTGGATGCTCCAGAGCTTCAGGACGACTTCTACCTCAACCTAGTGGACTGGTCCTCTCTGAATGTGCTCAGTGTTGGACTGGGTACCTGCGTCTACCTGTGGAGCGCCTGCACcagccag GTGACACGTTTATGTGACCTTTCTGTAGAAGGAGATTCTGTAACATCAGTGGGCTGGTCAGAAAGG GGTAACCTGGTGGCGGTGGGGACTCATAAAGGCTATGTGCAGATCTGGGATGCAGCAGCAGGGAAAAAGCTCTCCGTACTAGAAGGACACACGGCCAGAGTGG GTGCGTTGGCATGGAATGCGGACCAGCTGTCGTCTGGGAGCCGCGATCGGGTGATCCTGCAGCGTGACATCAGAGCCCCACCTCTCCAGTCGGAGCGCCGTCTCCaaggacacagacaggaagtttgTGGGCTCAAGTGGAGCACAGACCACCAGCTGCTAGCCTCGGGTGGAAATGACAACAAG TTACTTGTATGGAACCACTCGAGCGTCCTCCCGGTGCAGCAGTACACAGAGCACCTGGCTGCAGTGAAGGCCATCGCCTGGTCTCCCCACCAGCACGGCCTGCTGGCCTCCGGAGGCGGCACCGCAGACCGCTGCATCCGCTTCTGGAACACTCTGACCGGCCAGCCTCTACAGTGCACAGACACCGGCTCTCAGGTCTGCAACCTGGCCTGGTCCAAGCACACCAATGAACTG gTCAGCACACACGGTTATTCTCAGAACCAGATCCTGGTGTGGAAGTATCCCTCTCTGACTCAAGTGGCCAAACTTACTGGACATTCCTACAGAGTACTCTACCTG GCCATGTCCCCTGACGGAGAAGCCATTGTGACAGGAGCTGGAGATGAAACACTTCGGTTCTGGAACGTCTTTAGCAAGATGAGATCCACTAAG GAATCTGTGTCGGTGCTGAACCTCTTCACCAGAATCCGGTAG
- the plekhj1 gene encoding pleckstrin homology domain-containing family J member 1, with translation MRFNEKELVSLSRQPSEMAAELGMRGPKKGDVVKKRLVKLIVNFLFYFRTDEEEPIGALLLEQCRVEREDSQTFSIAFLDEAERKYLFECDSEEQCGEWVDSIIKASYEFMRKNLIFYRTEIHRLTGKDPLEQYGISDETRFQVNNGLQLMPRDTSSL, from the exons ATGCGTTTCAACGAGAAGGAACTGGTGTCTCTGAGCCGCCAGCCGTCAGAGATGGCAGCCGAGCTGGGGATGCGAGGACCCAAGAAAGGAGACG TTGTAAAGAAGAGGCTGGTGAAACTCATCGTCAACTTCCTCTTTTATTTCCGGactgatgaggaggag CCAATTGGAGCTCTGCTGTTGGAGCAGTGTCGGGTGGAGAGGGAGGACAGCCAGACCTTCTCTATTG cgTTTCTGGATGAAGCAGAGAGGAAGTATCTGTTTGAGTGTGACTCAGAGGAGCAGTGTGGGGAGTGGGTAGACTCCATCATCAAGGCCAG TTACGAGTTCATGAGGAAGAACCTGATATTCTATCGAACTGAGATCCACAGGCTTACTGGCAAG GACCCCTTGGAGCAGTACGGTATATCAGATGAAACTCGCTTCCAGGTCAACAATGGTCTGCAACTTATGCCTAGAGATACCTCCTCCCTGTAG
- the sf3a2 gene encoding splicing factor 3A subunit 2 encodes MDFQHRAGGKTGSGGVASASESNRDRRERLRQLALETIDINKDPYFMKNHLGSYECKLCLTLHNNEGSYLAHTQGKKHQTNLARRAAKEAKEAPAQPAPAKVKVEVKKFVKIGRPGYKVTKQRDPETGQQSLLFQIDYPEIAEGIGPRHRFMSAYEQRIEPPDRRWQYLLLAAEPYETIAFKVPSREIDKAENRFWTHWNRETKQFFLQFHFKMEKAVPQSSGPPPAAGVKRPPPLMSGVGPRPPNDSMPPPPPGGMPPLPPGAPGTPHMPPQMPLPPMPMRPPPPESLITNN; translated from the exons ATGGATTTCCAACATAGAGCTGGAGGGAAGACGGGGAGCGGTGGGGTGGCTTCAGCCTCTGAGAGTAACCGTGATAGGCGAGAGCGGTTACGTCAGCTGGCCCTGGAGACCATTGATATCAACAAAGACCCCTACTTTATGAAGAATCATTTAGGATCATATGAGTGCAAACTTTGCTTGACGCTTCATAACAATGAG GGCAGCTACCTGGCTCACACGCAAGGAAAGAAACATCAGACCAACTT agCGCGGCGAGCAGCCAAAGAGGCAAAAGAAGCTCCTGCTCAGCCAgcaccagcaaaagtgaaagttgaGGTCAAGAAGTTTGTCAAAATTGGTCGACCAGGATACAAAG TAACCAAACAGAGGGACCCAGAGACCGGTCAGCAGTCTTTACTTTTCCAG ATTGACTACCCAGAGATCGCTGAAGGAATTGGACCCAGGCATCGTTTCATGTCTGCTTACGAACAGCGCATCGAGCCCCCCGATCGTCGCTGGCAGTACCTGCTTTTGGCTGCTGAACCATACGAGACTATTGCCTTTAAG GTCCCCAGTAGAGAAATTGACAAAGCAGAAAACCGCTTCTGGACCCACTGGAACAGAGAAACTAAACAG tTCTTCCTACAGTTCCACTTCAAAATGGAGAAAGCTGTCCCCCAGTCCAGCGGACCCCCGCCTGCTGCAGGCGTGAAGCGCCCTCCTCCTCTCATGAGTGGAGTTGGACCTCGCCCACCAAATGATTCCATGCCCCCTCCCCCTCCAGGAGGGATGCCCCCTCTCCCACCAGGTGCTCCAGGTACCCCCCATATGCCCCCGCAGATGCCCCTGCCCCCCATGCCAATGAGGCCGCCTCCTCCTGAGAGCCTTATAACCAATAATTGA